A single region of the Vicia villosa cultivar HV-30 ecotype Madison, WI linkage group LG4, Vvil1.0, whole genome shotgun sequence genome encodes:
- the LOC131595932 gene encoding uncharacterized protein LOC131595932, protein MYLSLHCVIALIPKSNNPQSLGEFRPICLVGSLYKIIAKILATRIKEVIGSLVSTNQTAFVPGRNMLDGVLLVNEIIDWLRRKKKSCLLLKVDFEKAYDSVSWNYLRDTMVRMGFGVRWMKWMEACIFSNHMSVLVNGSATKEFKVHKGLRQGDPLSPFLFVLAMEGLTALVKKSVVLGNFKPFSYGENGSVDILQFADDTILLGEASCDNIWNMKVILRGFELVSGLRINFAKSNIIGVNVGDWLINAALSFLACKKGSYPFKFLGIMVGDNPRRKKVWLEVVNNIRRRLSSWKGRNISMGGRVTLINSVLNSIPIFTLSFFKIPGKIAKEIRKIQSEFLWSGRLERRCIHWVNWGVVCKSKAKGGLGVRDVKEMNNALLLKWKWRILNDNEAIWNSFIKERYCCPKIRIQDTGGVLHRSDDSIWWRDLCKIKVLDEIIDNGFSGCFTCLCKDGKDILFWHNRWLGDFSLCLEFPDLYDLSIKKLCTVEEVMEWNGGVLRWDLDGLFSTGAAHGISASAAAAAGSSWARFRDGFLEFVPSVQDSDTFSWSFDDNNVFTVASISSMIDSAKSFAWDNQVTNSLKVLWDLKLPPKIKVFGWRFFIDRLPTRDQLLKRGIALASGPNCVLCDSSFESSSHLFFNCHMVKGVWNHVFIWLGIAEEINLEDLFCFEAIQEKVKCSNRRIIINFVWVATIWSLWLMRNAMIFRGEVFSFEVVCTNIVFLSWRWLDCGYTKFKSNYYEWFKLPLSDNCIP, encoded by the coding sequence ATGTATCTTTCATTGCATTGTGTCATTGCATTGATTCCCAAATCCAACAATCCTCAATCTCTAGGGGAATTTCGTCCCATTTGTTTGGTGGGTAGTTTATACAAAATTATTGCAAAAATCCTAGCGACTAGAATAAAGGAGGTCATTGGAAGTCTAGTTTCTACCAACCAAACCGCTTTTGTCCCGGGTAGAAACATGTTGGATGGTGTTCTTTTGGTCAATGAAATAATTGATTGGTTGAGAAGGAAGAAAAAAAGTTGTCTCTTGCTTAAGGTCGActttgaaaaggcttatgatTCCGTTTCTTGGAATTATCTTAGGGATACTATGGTGAGGATGGGTTTTGGAGTGAggtggatgaagtggatggaagcTTGCATCTTTAGTAACCACATGTCCGTTTTGGTTAATGGAAGCGCAACCAAAGAATTTAAGGTTCACAAGGGCTTAAGACAAGGTGATCCTTTGTCTCCCTTCCTCTTTGTGCTAGCCATGGAGGGTTTGACCGCTTTAGTGAAGAAGTCGGTGGTGTTGGGGAATTTCAAACCTTTTTCGTATGGGGAGAACGGAAGTGTGGacatccttcaatttgcggatgatactattTTGTTAGGCGAAGCGTCTTGTGATAACATTTGGAATATGAAGGTAATTTTGAGAGGTTTTGAATTGGTTTCCGGTTTGAGGATCAATTTTGCTAAAAGTAACATCATAGGAGTTAATGTGGGAGATTGGCTCATTAACGCCGCATTGTCTTTCCTTGCTTGCAAGAAAGGATCCTATCCTTTCAAATTTCTCGGTATAATGGTGGGGGACAATCCTAGAAGGAAGAAAGTGTGGTTGGAGGTGGTTAATAACATTAGGAGGCGTCTATCCTCGTGGAAGGGGAGAAATATTTCAATGGGAGGAAGAGTCACGCTTATAAACTCGGTCTTGAATTCTATTCCTATTTTTACTCTATCTTTCTTCAAGATTCCCGGAAAGATTGCTAAAGAAATAAGGAAAATCCAAAGCGAGTTTTTATGGAGCGGTAGGCTTGAAAGAAGGTGTATTCATTGGGTTAATTGGGGGGTGGTGTGCAAGTCTAAGGCGAAGGGAGGTTTGGGGGTCCGAGATGTCAAAGAAATGAATAACGCACTTCTCTTGAAATGGAAATGGAGAATCCTTAATGACAACGAAGccatttggaatagttttatCAAGGAGAGGTATTGTTGTCCTAAAATTAGGATTCAAGATACCGGAGGCGTTTTGCATAGAAGCGACGATTCTATATGGTGGAGAGATTTGTGCAAGATCAAGGTGTTGGATGAAATCATCGACAATGGTTTTTCCGGTTGTTTCACATGCTTATGCAAGGATGGCAAGGATATTCTCTTTTGGCACAATAGATGGTTGGGTGATTTTTCTCTTTGTTTGGAATTTCCGGATTTGTACGATTTATCTATCAAGAAGCTTTGTACGGTGGAGGAGGTTATGGAGTGGAACGGCGGTGTTTTAAGGTGGGATTTAGACGGTCTGTTTTCGACCGGGGCTGCCCACGGTATCTCTGCCTCTGCCGCGGCAGCAGCTGGCAGTAGCTGGGCCAGATTTCGCGACGGCTTCCTTGAGTTCGTTCCTAGCGTGCAAGACAGCGATACCTTCTCGTGGTCGTTTGATGATAACAACGTCTTCACCGTTGCGAGCATTTCTTCTATGATTGATAGCGCTAAATCCTTTGCTTGGGATAATCAAGTGACCAACTCGTTGAAAGTTTTGTGGGATCTTAAACTTCCGCCTAAGATCAAAGTTTTTGGTTGGAGATTTTTCATTGATCGGCTTCCAACTAGAGATCAATTGTTGAAAAGAGGTATTGCTCTTGCCTCGGGTCCGAATTGTGTGTTGTGTGACTCCTCTTTTGAATCCTCATCCCACCTTTTCTTCAATTGTCATATGGTGAAAGGGGTTTGGAACCACGTTTTCATTTGGCTTGGTATAGCGGAGGAGATCAATTTGGAAGATTTGTTTTGTTTCGAAGCTATTCAAGAGAAGGTGAAGTGTAGCAACCGTAGAATCATTATCAATTTCGTTTGGGTAGCTACTATTTGGAGTCTTTGGCTTATGAGGAACGCCATGATTTTTAGGGGCGAGGTGTTTAGTTTTGAGGTGGTGTGTACTAACATTGTCtttctttcttggagatggttggATTGTGGATATACTAAGTTTAAATCAAACTATTAtgaatggtttaaacttcctttatccgaCAACTGCATACCATAG
- the LOC131595931 gene encoding probable peroxygenase 4 isoform X3 produces the protein MHFLLKLLLCLSILYINMASSSSHRKQLEKAMREIGSGMMLSTAAAVFINGALSQITRPGKFPSPLFPIEVKNIKLGKHGSDTGVYDSEGRFVESKFEEIFIKHAHTHPNALTHDELDELIKTNREPQDIQGRIGGFVEWEVLYTLAKDKNGLLQKETIRGVYDGSLFEVLKKEHSKTINSA, from the exons ATGCACTTTCTTCTAAAACTCCTTTTGTGCTTAAGCATTCTATACATCAATATGGCTTCTTCTTCATCACATAGAAAACAATTAGAGAAAG CAATGCGTGAAATTGGGAGTGGAATGATGTTATCAACTGCAGCTGCTGTTTTCATCAATGGGGCCCTAAGTCAGATTACTCGCCCT GGAAAATTCCCATCTCCACTTTTTCCAattgaagttaagaatatcaaaCTAGGCAAACATGGCAGTGACACTGGAGTCTATGATAGTGAAGGAAGATTTGTTgaatcaaagtttgaagaaatttTCATCAAACATgcacatacacatccaaatgctTTAACACATGATGAGCTCGATGAGTTGATCAAAACAAACAGAGAGCCTCAAGATATCCAAGGAAG AATTGGGGGTTTTGTTGAATGGGAAGTTCTTTACACACTTGCTAAAGACAAGAATGGTTTACTTCAGAAAGAAACAATTCGTGGTGTTTACGATGGAAGCTTGTTTGAAGTCCTCAAAAAAGAACATTCAAAGACAATTAATTCAGCCTAG